CAAAAGCTGAGCTCCAGGAAGCGTAAGTTTTTTTAAATACCAAATCAGGTTAGTCGAAATAGTGGTACCTCTCTGCACTGCAGAGAGGTATTTTTAATTGTAGCACAAAGGTGCAATGGTACTCACTTACTTAGAAAGGTATTTAGAATAACCGTATGGATCGCTTAAGGACAATTGAGTGGAAAGATGGAGCTGTAACGTTAGTAGATCAGACACGACTTCCCTGCGAACTTGCTTATCTAAGGGTTGAAACAATTGAGCAGATGCATGAAGCCATAAAGCTTTTGAAGGTAAGGGGGGCTCCCGCGATCGGTATCGCTGCGGCTTTTGGGCTTTGCCTTGCACTTCGTTCCTTTCCTGAGCGGGGCTCGGTGCATGATCTGGTGACGGTATTTGAAAAAAATGCCGATTATCTGGCAAGCTCACGTCCTACTGCCGTAAATTTGTTCTGGGCCATAGATCGAATGAAAGCACGAGTTAAACAACTTTCGGCTCAGAACTTAGGAATTGCTCAGATTAAAGAAGAACTTCTTAAGGAAGCACAGCTTATACTACAGGAGGATAAAAACACCTGTAGAGCTATCGGGGAAGCCGGACTTACGCTTCTTGAGGGAAAAAAGGCCATTCTGACTCACTGTAACGCAGGAGGCCTTGCAACTGCTGAATACGGTACCGCCCTTGCCCCTGTCTATGTTGCCAAGGAACAAGGGAAAACCATACAAGTATACGCTGATGAGACCAGACCACTTCTGCAGGGCTCCAGAATCACAGCATTTGAATTGAACAAGGCTGGCATCCCAATCACCGTAATTTGTGATAACATGGCGGCCACTGTAATGCACAAAGGAATGATTGATGCTGTAATCGTAGGGGCTGACAGGATTGCTTCAAATGGTGATACTGCTAACAAGATCGGCACCTATGGGGTGGCACTGATAGCTGCAGCACACAAAATCCCCTTTTATGTCGCGGCTCCATCCACTACCTTCGACCTTTCTATTGCTGATGGAACCGAAATTCCTATTGAAGAGCGGGGCAGGGAAGAGATCGCTTCATTCTTCGGGAAGGAAACTGTGCCACAGGGAGTTGATGTATTCAATCCGGCTTTTGATGTGACCCCGGCAAATCTTATCAGCGCAATCATTACCGAAAAAGGTGTCATAAAACAGCCCTTTAAAGATTCTATTAAGGCTGTGCTTGGATAAAACTCACATAACCGGAACAGTAGTATTATTTAATGATATTACCGGCACCGGATATATCAGATCAGACACTAACTCCCTTTTTAAGGTCAAGCACTCTGATCTCTGTCGTAGCGGCTATAAAATCCTGGATGAAGGACAGCGTGTTTCCTTTATTGCGGTCAGAAGAGATGAGGGGCTTTGCGCTGAAAAGGTAGAACCGTTATGAGAAGGGTGCAGAGTTCGTCAGAGCAGGCATCGGTCATGATCGATGCCACAAATCGTACTCTTTTCTGTATGTCCAAAGCGGTGAACCTTTGGAAAAGTGTGACATAAGTAGTGCTATCGTTCGTGAGTTGGACCATGAAGAGCCGGGAAACGCACGCTTAAAGATCTCTGATGCTGTATCGAAACGGTAAACACCATACACCGGCAGTAGTTCCGGAGTTGCTTTTGAATGGCCCCGGTACACTGTTGCGGATTTATACCCTACCTCTTTTGCACACTCCCAAACCCGTGCGTTCCACCCACCAAATGGAAAAGAAATACAGTCGATCTCTTTGCCGGTTATGTCTTCGAGTATCTGTTTTGAGGCAAGCAGCTCCTGTTTTAGCATCTTTGAGCCGAGCCAGATGAGATTAGCGTGAGTTAACGAGTGACTCCCTATGCAGTGCCCTCTGTCGGAGATTTCACGAAGCATGGCTTTTGAAACGTGTCTTTTCTTTCCAAAAACATCCCACTTTACCTCCTTTCCAATAAATGAAGCAACCGGGAACAGTGTGGCTTTCATATTTTTCTCTTCAAGGAGCGGGAATGCGTGGGTGTAGAAATCTTCCAGTCCATCATCAAAGGTCAGAGCTACAGAGTCATTTATCGAGTGAATGCTTTCTCTCAGATCCGAAACAGAAACAGTATGTTTGTTTTGAGACTTAAGAAGAGTTAAAAACTCACTGAAACACTTGCAGGAGAGCTGGGACAGCCCGATGCCGGTTTTGGGAACTATAGAATGGAAAAGCAAGCCCGGTGGCAAACTGGTATTGGTGGGGTTTTTGGCTGCAGATATAGCTGCTCCTGCAACCAAAGGGGCAAGTATACTTAGAAACGGTGCTAAAAAAAGGTTCATTTAAATTGCTGCTTATTATGAAATTATATTAGAATAAGGTTCTGGTTAATGGGATCAGTAGGGGGTAATTAGTTTGTACTGGTAGTGAGTACATTTTTTAGTAATCTAACTATTACCACTACTGTTTGCATCAATTAGTTTATTTTTCTTCAATATAGGAAATGGGTGAAACTGAATAAAAGAGATTATCTTTGTGATTTAAGGGTCAAAAATTGCTGGATGGGAATAGAATAACCCGTTTATAGGGAAAAATCAAAAGTAGTAATGTAAGAGGGGCTAACTTAAATATTGGTAAGAACGAAAGTAACACTACTGATTCTTTTGGTTATTGGTGTATCAGGGGCAAGAGAATACACATTGGACTGGATTCTTCGGGGAGCTTTTTCCACATCTCATGAGCTTAGGGCCATAGAGCAGGAGATGTACAAGGCTGATGCTCAGGTAAGTGAGGTCATAGGCACGGCATTTCCCGAGGTCTCTGCCTCCTTTAATCTCTCACACAGCTTAAAACAGTACACTCCATCGATCCCTGAATTCATGGAGACCGGTTTCAGTAATGATTCAGTGAGTTTTATTCAGCAAATCCCGCAGCGCGCATCACTACTGAATGAACCTGGTGGCTCCGAAAGTATCATGCGCTCTCTTACCCTTCCCAAACAAAACTCAGCATCTGTATCTCTTTCAATAACTCAGCCCCTCTATAGTCAGGGCAAGGTAGCTATTGGAGTAAGAAGTGCTAAACTGCAGCAATCGATGCTAATGTGCAGGTATCAGGAGGCACGACTCAGGGTTAAAGGGAATACTACCATGCTTTTTTACTCTACTTTAGTTGCACAAAACAATGTAGAAATAGA
The nucleotide sequence above comes from Chitinispirillales bacterium ANBcel5. Encoded proteins:
- the mtnA gene encoding S-methyl-5-thioribose-1-phosphate isomerase — protein: MDRLRTIEWKDGAVTLVDQTRLPCELAYLRVETIEQMHEAIKLLKVRGAPAIGIAAAFGLCLALRSFPERGSVHDLVTVFEKNADYLASSRPTAVNLFWAIDRMKARVKQLSAQNLGIAQIKEELLKEAQLILQEDKNTCRAIGEAGLTLLEGKKAILTHCNAGGLATAEYGTALAPVYVAKEQGKTIQVYADETRPLLQGSRITAFELNKAGIPITVICDNMAATVMHKGMIDAVIVGADRIASNGDTANKIGTYGVALIAAAHKIPFYVAAPSTTFDLSIADGTEIPIEERGREEIASFFGKETVPQGVDVFNPAFDVTPANLISAIITEKGVIKQPFKDSIKAVLG
- a CDS encoding cold shock domain-containing protein — translated: MDKTHITGTVVLFNDITGTGYIRSDTNSLFKVKHSDLCRSGYKILDEGQRVSFIAVRRDEGLCAEKVEPL
- a CDS encoding polysaccharide deacetylase family protein is translated as MNLFLAPFLSILAPLVAGAAISAAKNPTNTSLPPGLLFHSIVPKTGIGLSQLSCKCFSEFLTLLKSQNKHTVSVSDLRESIHSINDSVALTFDDGLEDFYTHAFPLLEEKNMKATLFPVASFIGKEVKWDVFGKKRHVSKAMLREISDRGHCIGSHSLTHANLIWLGSKMLKQELLASKQILEDITGKEIDCISFPFGGWNARVWECAKEVGYKSATVYRGHSKATPELLPVYGVYRFDTASEIFKRAFPGSSWSNSRTIALLMSHFSKGSPLWTYRKEYDLWHRS